In the genome of Arcobacter sp. F155, one region contains:
- a CDS encoding PAS domain S-box protein, with translation MLQMKKELSFLNELNVLYVEDDKFIQEELEFFLSGKVKKLFIASNGEEGLETFKNNQIDLIITDIQMPKMNGLEMSYAIREIDKDAKIIITTAFNDTEYLMEAIKLNLGNYLTKPLDLNYLIEIMIESAKNILLEKENKKILNTFEQYKSIVDERSIVSKTDVNGIITYVNKPFEEISGYKIEELLGRSHNIIRHEDTPSEIFEEMWNTILDKKVWQGKIKNKKKNGDYYIVDTIIKPILNVDGQIEEFIALRNDITELEMSKEYFKNRNEKFTTNLKDSIRVAKTYKDIVDKSNMIIRIDLDRNITFVNEVFCEVSGYSKDELIGKPYSILRDKSISEEEYEKDINSMFESMAEKKVLKKKIINQKKDGSIFYCKAISYPLLDRNGEVYEYMGVRHDITDIENLHKELEDTQRELIYRLGEVGETRSKETGNHVKRVANYSKILARKYGLSKEEESCLFTASPMHDIGKVGIPDEILNKPGKLDENEWEIMKTHAEIGYEILKNSTRPILKAAAVVSYTHHEKWDGSGYPQGLKGENIHIYGRITAIADVFDALGSDRVYKKAWSLEKILDFFKEQSGKHFDPNLIKIFFDNLDEFLKVRDKYKDDFES, from the coding sequence ATGCTTCAGATGAAAAAAGAGTTAAGTTTTTTAAATGAGTTAAATGTACTTTATGTAGAAGATGATAAGTTTATCCAAGAAGAGTTAGAGTTTTTTTTATCAGGAAAAGTAAAAAAACTATTTATTGCTTCCAATGGAGAAGAAGGCTTAGAAACCTTTAAAAACAATCAAATTGATTTAATCATAACTGATATTCAAATGCCTAAAATGAATGGCTTGGAGATGAGTTATGCAATTAGAGAGATAGATAAAGATGCAAAGATTATTATCACAACAGCATTTAATGACACAGAATACTTAATGGAAGCAATTAAACTAAATCTTGGTAACTATTTAACTAAACCCCTTGATTTAAATTATTTAATAGAGATAATGATTGAGAGTGCTAAAAATATTCTTTTAGAAAAAGAGAATAAAAAGATATTAAATACTTTTGAGCAGTACAAAAGTATTGTTGATGAAAGATCAATTGTTTCAAAAACTGATGTAAATGGAATAATTACCTATGTAAATAAACCTTTTGAAGAGATATCAGGTTATAAGATTGAAGAGCTTTTAGGAAGGTCTCATAATATAATTCGTCATGAAGATACTCCAAGTGAAATTTTTGAAGAGATGTGGAATACAATTTTAGATAAAAAAGTTTGGCAAGGAAAAATAAAAAATAAGAAGAAAAATGGTGATTATTATATTGTAGATACTATTATCAAACCAATTTTAAATGTTGATGGACAGATTGAAGAGTTTATTGCTTTAAGAAATGATATTACTGAGTTAGAGATGTCAAAAGAGTATTTTAAAAATAGAAATGAAAAATTCACTACAAATTTAAAAGACTCTATAAGAGTAGCAAAAACATACAAAGATATTGTAGATAAATCTAATATGATTATTCGAATTGATTTAGATAGAAATATAACTTTTGTAAATGAAGTTTTTTGTGAAGTAAGTGGATACTCTAAAGATGAATTAATAGGTAAACCATACTCTATTTTAAGAGATAAAAGTATTTCAGAAGAAGAGTATGAAAAAGATATTAACTCTATGTTTGAATCAATGGCAGAGAAAAAAGTTTTAAAAAAGAAAATTATCAATCAAAAGAAAGATGGCTCAATCTTCTATTGTAAAGCTATTTCATATCCTCTTTTAGACAGAAATGGAGAGGTTTATGAATACATGGGCGTAAGACATGATATTACAGATATAGAGAATCTTCATAAAGAGTTAGAAGATACTCAACGAGAGCTTATCTATAGACTTGGAGAGGTAGGGGAAACTAGAAGTAAAGAGACTGGAAATCATGTAAAAAGAGTGGCAAACTATTCAAAGATACTTGCACGTAAATATGGTTTATCAAAAGAAGAAGAGAGTTGCTTGTTTACTGCTTCACCAATGCATGATATTGGAAAAGTAGGGATTCCTGATGAGATATTAAATAAACCTGGAAAACTAGATGAAAATGAATGGGAGATTATGAAAACCCATGCTGAAATAGGTTATGAAATCTTAAAAAATTCAACAAGACCTATTTTAAAAGCAGCAGCAGTTGTATCCTATACTCACCATGAAAAATGGGATGGGTCTGGTTATCCTCAAGGCTTAAAGGGTGAAAATATTCACATCTATGGAAGAATAACAGCAATAGCAGATGTATTTGATGCTTTAGGAAGTGATAGAGTTTATAAAAAAGCTTGGTCTTTAGAAAAAATATTAGACTTCTTTAAAGAGCAAAGTGGGAAACACTTTGACCCAAATTTAATAAAAATATTCTTTGATAACTTGGATGAGTTTTTAAAGGTTAGGGATAAATACAAGGATGATTTTGAGAGTTAA
- a CDS encoding co-chaperone YbbN, whose protein sequence is MKNLNSLEEIKSIISTQDAVLIYFSGQNCSVCTALKPKIEQQVNLHLPKIKIYEVKADIYKEIASNFSVFSIPTILVFFDSKEFKREGRNISVLNFIEELKRPYNLFME, encoded by the coding sequence ATGAAGAATCTAAATAGTTTAGAAGAGATTAAAAGTATTATAAGTACACAAGACGCTGTACTTATATACTTCTCAGGACAAAACTGTTCTGTATGTACTGCACTAAAACCTAAAATAGAACAACAAGTTAATCTACACTTACCTAAAATCAAAATTTATGAAGTAAAAGCAGATATCTATAAAGAGATAGCAAGCAATTTTTCGGTATTTTCTATACCAACTATCTTGGTATTTTTTGATTCAAAAGAGTTTAAGAGAGAAGGACGAAACATCTCTGTTTTAAACTTCATAGAGGAGTTAAAAAGACCATACAATTTATTTATGGAATAA
- a CDS encoding HAMP domain-containing sensor histidine kinase yields the protein MKNLSIKIKLILIFVFIKIIPLLLISYLAYTGVMQIDKYIKNSTDYLFKESENIINQTAKLSIDDSIKYLDKKSQLSLERLSHQIANNVAQFLYQRDEDLLFLSKMDINQKLLNKFYNSKEKDIILHKDYIYDENTNKWVLKNTPIEEKIDTTRTILDENKREFNFTEPQKLIKKKIPLYKEITYFNLKGKELYKISSIDETLKDISKKRNTYIKAEDYFDKVKKLKKDEIYVSNVIGEYIGSKVIGEYTKVKTDRLNLEFDPKNSAYAGKENPVGKKFEGIIRFVTPVFKNNRKVGFVSLALDHKHIMQFTDTINPAGKNLNKDIIDAASGNYAFMWDNKGKNISHVRDYFISGYDKNTGEEAMPWISQSLALKYKDSGLKINEFLENYPTFHEQSLDKKPNLEQVLKDGNLGLDCRYLNFAPQCHGWMEVTKNGGYGSFIIYWSNVWKLTTAATIPYYTGQYANSKRGFGFVTIGANVDEFHAAANETKKSVTKILNQQKESMKEVVNQNGFEIHKFILMLINELSIVTIIMVLIVILIALWLSSYISKKIERLLIGTNKFAKNELDYRIEITTNDEIGKLEKSFNNMASKIQEQIQKEKILNANLGKRVEQEVLKQRKQEELLIQQSKNAAMGEMISNIAHQWRQPLNALSLVIQNIKFSFYGGNLNEENIEKSVNKATMLTNNMSKTIDDFRDFFKPNKIKVEFSLEKSIQKVITLVEASFSSSDINIIKDFPDYRINIYGYENELSQALLNIVNNAKDALIENSIKDSFIKIAFFEENSLIVIEITDNAEGIKQKNQAKIFEPYFTTKEEGKGTGIGLYMTKTIIEKNMEGKLYLKESSKEGTTFRIEFKKA from the coding sequence ATGAAAAATTTAAGTATTAAAATCAAGCTAATACTTATCTTTGTATTTATAAAGATAATACCTTTATTGTTGATTTCATATTTAGCTTATACTGGTGTAATGCAAATTGATAAGTATATAAAAAATAGTACAGATTATCTTTTTAAAGAGAGTGAGAACATTATCAATCAAACTGCAAAGTTATCAATTGATGATAGTATTAAATATTTAGATAAAAAATCACAACTATCTTTAGAAAGGCTATCCCACCAAATAGCAAATAATGTAGCTCAGTTTTTATATCAAAGGGATGAAGATTTACTTTTTTTATCTAAAATGGATATAAATCAAAAACTTTTAAATAAGTTTTATAACTCAAAAGAGAAAGATATTATTCTACATAAAGATTATATCTATGATGAAAATACAAATAAGTGGGTACTAAAAAATACTCCTATAGAAGAAAAAATAGATACAACAAGAACAATCTTAGATGAAAACAAAAGAGAGTTTAATTTTACAGAACCACAAAAGTTAATAAAAAAGAAAATACCTTTATATAAAGAGATAACTTACTTCAATTTAAAGGGGAAAGAGCTTTACAAAATCTCTTCTATTGATGAAACTTTAAAGGATATTTCAAAAAAGAGAAACACCTATATCAAAGCAGAAGACTATTTTGATAAGGTTAAGAAGCTAAAAAAAGATGAAATTTATGTCTCTAATGTAATTGGAGAATATATTGGTTCTAAAGTTATTGGTGAATATACAAAAGTTAAAACAGATAGATTAAATTTAGAGTTTGACCCTAAAAATTCTGCTTATGCTGGAAAAGAAAATCCTGTAGGTAAAAAATTTGAGGGAATTATCAGATTTGTTACTCCAGTATTTAAAAATAATAGAAAAGTAGGCTTTGTATCTTTAGCTTTAGACCATAAGCATATTATGCAGTTTACCGATACTATTAATCCTGCAGGTAAAAATTTAAATAAAGATATTATTGATGCAGCTTCAGGGAACTATGCATTTATGTGGGATAACAAAGGAAAAAATATTTCTCATGTAAGAGATTACTTTATCTCTGGATATGATAAAAATACAGGTGAAGAAGCTATGCCTTGGATAAGTCAAAGTTTAGCTTTAAAATATAAAGATTCTGGTTTAAAAATAAATGAGTTTTTAGAAAACTATCCTACTTTTCATGAGCAGTCATTAGATAAAAAACCAAATTTAGAGCAAGTATTAAAGGATGGAAACTTAGGACTTGATTGTAGATATTTAAACTTTGCTCCACAGTGTCATGGTTGGATGGAAGTAACTAAAAATGGTGGTTATGGTTCATTTATTATTTATTGGAGTAATGTTTGGAAACTAACAACAGCAGCAACTATTCCTTATTATACAGGGCAATATGCTAACTCAAAAAGAGGTTTTGGTTTTGTAACCATTGGTGCAAATGTTGATGAGTTCCATGCTGCTGCTAATGAAACTAAAAAGAGTGTAACTAAAATCTTAAATCAGCAAAAAGAGAGTATGAAAGAGGTTGTAAATCAAAATGGTTTTGAAATACATAAATTTATTTTGATGTTAATAAATGAACTTTCAATAGTTACTATAATTATGGTTTTAATCGTTATCCTGATTGCTTTATGGTTATCTTCATATATTAGTAAAAAAATAGAGAGACTTCTTATTGGAACAAATAAGTTTGCAAAAAATGAGTTAGACTATAGAATTGAAATTACAACAAATGATGAAATAGGAAAACTTGAAAAATCCTTTAATAATATGGCATCAAAAATTCAAGAGCAAATTCAAAAAGAGAAAATCTTAAATGCTAATTTAGGAAAAAGAGTAGAACAAGAGGTTCTAAAACAAAGAAAACAAGAAGAGCTTTTAATTCAACAATCAAAAAATGCTGCAATGGGAGAGATGATTTCAAATATTGCTCATCAATGGAGACAACCTTTAAATGCGCTTTCTTTAGTAATTCAAAATATAAAATTCTCTTTTTATGGTGGGAATTTAAATGAAGAGAATATAGAAAAATCAGTAAATAAAGCAACTATGCTAACAAATAATATGTCTAAAACAATAGATGATTTTAGAGACTTTTTTAAACCCAATAAAATTAAAGTTGAGTTCTCTTTAGAAAAAAGTATTCAAAAGGTTATTACTTTAGTAGAAGCAAGTTTTAGTAGTAGTGATATTAATATAATAAAAGATTTCCCAGACTATAGAATAAATATTTATGGTTATGAAAATGAACTTTCTCAAGCACTTTTAAATATTGTTAACAATGCAAAAGATGCTTTAATAGAAAATAGTATTAAAGATAGTTTTATAAAAATAGCTTTCTTTGAAGAAAACTCTTTAATCGTGATTGAAATCACAGATAATGCAGAAGGAATAAAACAGAAAAATCAAGCTAAGATTTTTGAACCATATTTTACTACAAAAGAAGAGGGTAAAGGAACAGGAATTGGCCTTTATATGACTAAGACTATTATTGAAAAGAATATGGAAGGAAAACTTTATTTAAAAGAGAGTTCTAAAGAGGGAACAACATTTAGAATTGAGTTTAAAAAAGCCTAG
- a CDS encoding heme-binding domain-containing protein, with the protein MKRTLLIFLLVFIAMQFIQTEKVNSETNPELEMKTPPEITTIFKSACYDCHTNSTTWPWYSYVAPFSWIIDSHVTNGRKALNFSIWETYSEEKKEEKMKAIFRTAYASMPLASYIKAHDDANLTREQRTFIREWTGVKK; encoded by the coding sequence ATGAAAAGAACACTTTTAATATTTTTATTAGTATTTATTGCAATGCAGTTTATACAAACTGAAAAAGTAAATAGTGAAACAAACCCTGAGTTAGAAATGAAAACTCCACCTGAGATAACAACTATTTTCAAATCTGCTTGTTATGACTGCCATACAAACTCTACAACTTGGCCTTGGTACTCTTATGTTGCTCCTTTTTCTTGGATAATTGATTCTCATGTTACAAATGGAAGAAAAGCATTAAACTTCTCAATTTGGGAAACATATAGTGAAGAGAAAAAAGAAGAAAAAATGAAAGCTATCTTTAGAACAGCATATGCTTCTATGCCATTAGCTTCATATATAAAAGCACATGATGATGCAAATTTAACAAGAGAGCAAAGAACATTTATTAGAGAATGGACTGGAGTGAAAAAATAG
- a CDS encoding DUF1538 domain-containing protein, with protein sequence MTQLSFFLKLLKESFRDLVPIIVVILFFQLAIIQAVPEGWVSTAIGLGIVGIGLAIFLQGLEIGIFPVGEGLARDFAKHGTMLWVLFFAFLIGFGTTIAEPALAVIADKAASISSGRIDATILRLVVAGSVGFAIFLGVFRIYKGHPIHYYIIVGYILVVSVTFFAPKEIIGLAYDLGGVTTSTVTVPLVAALGIGLATTIKGRNPVIDGFGLIAFASLTPMIFVQVYGIAVYNLVDVSEVVNVTKVAVEAKVSTAATISFDSLLTGIFNVVKDVAPILLIILFFQYAVLKKRIDNLKTVLLGFLLVILGLDAFIVGLEMGLFTLGETMAYQLTKSDSVMMIYAFAFAIGFSTTMAEPALMAIAKKAKDISDGKINDFALRVFVAFGVAVGIALGAFRIVDGGHIHYYIIFGYILVIILTSIAPKYIIPIAYDSGGVTTSTVTVPLVAALGIGLATNIEGRSPLIDGFGLIAFASLFPMITVMLYGIIIEKLGVKSDTEIEAANILKDALIDAENMDLATVNIDGSDRRHSLPMDFSAVVIIVPKDKKIDAIQAANKAGAPGVTVLRADGIGLGQIDNYYRTSFEANDALLLFLLPQSLVNPVIKSIIHSLHITTTGKGIAFAFPLTHMKGISLSRHDIFVNRKDHKNPENDVEKLIKEEEEKVLEKIHEHKKVANEESK encoded by the coding sequence ATGACACAATTGAGCTTCTTTTTAAAGCTGTTGAAAGAGTCGTTTAGGGATTTAGTTCCTATTATTGTTGTAATTTTATTTTTCCAACTTGCAATTATTCAAGCTGTTCCTGAAGGCTGGGTTAGTACTGCAATTGGTTTAGGTATTGTTGGTATTGGTTTAGCAATTTTCTTACAAGGTTTGGAAATTGGTATTTTCCCCGTTGGAGAAGGTTTAGCTAGAGACTTTGCAAAACATGGAACAATGCTGTGGGTTCTATTTTTTGCTTTTCTAATTGGTTTTGGTACAACAATTGCCGAACCAGCCTTAGCTGTTATTGCTGATAAAGCTGCTTCTATTTCAAGTGGACGTATTGATGCTACTATTCTTAGACTTGTAGTTGCAGGGTCTGTTGGTTTTGCTATTTTCTTAGGTGTATTTAGAATCTACAAGGGACACCCAATTCATTATTATATAATTGTTGGGTATATTTTAGTTGTATCTGTAACTTTCTTTGCTCCAAAAGAGATTATTGGTTTAGCCTATGACTTAGGTGGAGTTACAACTTCTACTGTTACAGTACCTCTAGTTGCTGCACTTGGTATTGGACTTGCTACTACAATCAAAGGAAGAAACCCTGTTATTGATGGTTTTGGGCTTATTGCCTTTGCATCTTTAACACCAATGATCTTTGTACAAGTTTATGGTATTGCTGTTTATAACTTAGTTGATGTATCTGAAGTTGTTAATGTAACTAAAGTTGCCGTTGAAGCAAAAGTATCTACTGCTGCTACAATTAGTTTTGATAGTTTATTAACAGGTATTTTCAATGTTGTAAAAGATGTTGCTCCTATTTTATTGATTATTCTATTCTTTCAATATGCTGTATTAAAGAAAAGAATTGACAATTTAAAAACTGTACTACTTGGGTTTTTACTTGTTATCTTAGGACTTGATGCATTTATTGTTGGTCTTGAAATGGGGTTATTTACTCTTGGTGAGACTATGGCTTATCAACTTACAAAATCTGATTCGGTGATGATGATTTATGCATTTGCTTTTGCAATTGGTTTTTCTACAACTATGGCAGAACCTGCACTTATGGCAATTGCTAAAAAAGCAAAAGATATCTCAGATGGTAAGATAAATGACTTTGCATTAAGAGTTTTTGTTGCCTTTGGTGTTGCAGTTGGTATTGCTTTAGGTGCATTTAGAATTGTAGATGGTGGGCATATTCACTACTATATCATCTTTGGATATATCTTAGTTATTATTTTAACTTCTATTGCTCCAAAGTATATTATTCCTATAGCTTATGACTCTGGTGGGGTTACAACTTCAACTGTTACAGTTCCACTAGTTGCTGCACTTGGTATTGGTCTTGCAACTAATATAGAAGGAAGAAGTCCACTTATTGATGGTTTTGGACTTATTGCCTTTGCTTCACTTTTTCCAATGATTACAGTTATGCTTTATGGTATTATCATTGAAAAACTTGGTGTTAAATCTGATACTGAGATTGAAGCTGCAAATATCTTAAAAGATGCTCTTATTGATGCAGAAAATATGGATTTAGCAACTGTAAATATTGATGGAAGTGATAGAAGACACTCTTTACCAATGGATTTCTCAGCAGTTGTTATTATTGTTCCAAAAGATAAAAAAATTGATGCAATTCAAGCTGCAAATAAAGCAGGGGCACCAGGTGTTACTGTATTAAGAGCAGATGGAATTGGTCTTGGGCAAATTGATAACTACTATAGAACATCATTTGAAGCAAATGATGCATTATTACTATTTTTATTACCTCAAAGTTTAGTAAATCCAGTTATTAAATCTATTATTCATTCTTTACATATTACAACAACAGGAAAAGGTATTGCTTTTGCTTTCCCATTAACACATATGAAAGGGATTAGTTTAAGTAGACATGATATTTTTGTAAATAGAAAAGACCATAAAAACCCTGAAAATGATGTAGAAAAACTGATAAAAGAGGAAGAAGAAAAAGTTTTAGAAAAAATTCATGAGCACAAAAAAGTAGCAAATGAAGAATCTAAATAG
- a CDS encoding 2-isopropylmalate synthase produces the protein MDKNKIIVFDTTLRDGEQSPGCSMNTEEKIKVALQLEKLGVDVIEAGFAAASPGDFDAVSRIAEQVVNSSICSLSRAVENDIKQAGLAVQRAPLHRIHTFIATSPIHMKYKLKMSEEEVIKRAVHAVEYAKTFVDDVEFSLEDAGRSEIPFMKEVMDAVIAAGASTINLPDTVGYRLPTELGAMVKELSDFAGDRARISVHNHNDLGLATANTLAAVQNGARQIEVTINGLGERAGNSALEEAVMAIKTRKDAFGDLYTGINTPEIYATSRLVATITGVEPQQNKSIVGKNAFAHESGIHQDGVLKHQETYEIMRPEDVGVIKDSTLILGKHSGRAAFRDKINQLGFDKVSDEELNSAFEKFKVLADKKKDVTDDDVRMLITDESLNQDKTFELVGLQISDCSNGVPTAAVSIKHNDEVLTDANIGNGTMDAIFKTIDRLTGYNGELQSYNVTSVTEGKDALAKVTTRVVFDENSPSFVGHGLSVDTMLATANAYVSALNSYLSQKQRLSKNNTHQV, from the coding sequence ATGGATAAGAATAAAATTATAGTTTTTGATACTACATTAAGAGATGGAGAACAATCTCCTGGTTGTTCAATGAACACAGAAGAGAAAATCAAAGTTGCATTACAGTTAGAAAAGTTAGGTGTAGATGTAATTGAAGCAGGTTTTGCTGCAGCAAGCCCAGGGGATTTTGATGCAGTTTCTAGAATTGCAGAGCAAGTTGTTAACTCTTCAATCTGTTCTTTAAGTAGAGCAGTTGAAAACGATATTAAACAAGCTGGTTTAGCAGTACAAAGAGCTCCTTTACATAGAATTCACACATTTATTGCTACTTCACCAATTCACATGAAATATAAGTTAAAAATGAGTGAAGAAGAAGTTATTAAAAGAGCAGTTCATGCAGTAGAGTATGCAAAAACATTTGTTGATGATGTTGAGTTTTCATTAGAAGATGCAGGAAGATCAGAAATTCCATTTATGAAAGAAGTTATGGATGCAGTTATTGCTGCTGGTGCTTCAACTATTAACTTACCAGATACAGTTGGATATAGATTACCAACAGAGTTAGGTGCGATGGTTAAAGAGTTATCTGATTTTGCAGGTGATAGAGCAAGAATCTCAGTTCATAACCACAATGACTTAGGATTAGCAACAGCAAATACTTTAGCAGCAGTACAAAATGGTGCTAGACAAATTGAAGTTACAATCAATGGTTTAGGTGAAAGAGCAGGAAACTCAGCGTTAGAAGAAGCTGTAATGGCTATTAAAACTAGAAAAGATGCATTTGGTGATTTATATACAGGAATTAATACTCCTGAAATCTATGCTACATCAAGATTAGTTGCAACTATTACAGGTGTTGAACCACAACAAAACAAATCAATTGTTGGTAAAAATGCCTTTGCTCATGAAAGTGGTATTCACCAAGATGGTGTATTAAAACACCAAGAGACATATGAAATTATGAGACCTGAAGATGTAGGTGTTATTAAAGACTCTACATTAATCTTAGGTAAACACTCAGGGCGTGCAGCATTTAGAGATAAAATCAACCAGTTAGGATTTGATAAAGTAAGTGATGAAGAGTTAAACTCTGCATTTGAAAAATTCAAAGTATTAGCTGACAAGAAAAAAGATGTTACTGATGATGATGTAAGAATGTTAATTACAGATGAGTCATTAAACCAAGACAAAACTTTTGAGTTAGTTGGATTACAGATTTCTGACTGTTCAAATGGTGTTCCAACAGCAGCAGTTTCTATTAAACACAATGATGAGGTATTAACTGATGCAAATATTGGAAATGGAACAATGGACGCAATCTTTAAAACAATAGATAGACTTACAGGGTACAATGGAGAGTTACAAAGCTATAATGTAACTTCTGTAACAGAAGGTAAAGATGCTTTAGCAAAAGTTACTACAAGAGTAGTTTTCGATGAAAACTCACCATCATTTGTAGGACATGGTTTAAGTGTTGATACAATGCTTGCAACTGCAAATGCATATGTAAGTGCATTAAACTCTTATCTTTCTCAAAAACAAAGATTATCTAAAAACAATACTCACCAAGTATAA